A DNA window from Ornithinimicrobium humiphilum contains the following coding sequences:
- the cobA gene encoding uroporphyrinogen-III C-methyltransferase — protein sequence MLPGTVALVGGGPGDAGLMTVAGRAAVEQADVLLVDHLAPKEALAWARPDALVVDVAKLPRGAFTPQERINDLLVEHARSGRRVVRLKGGDGFVFGRGMEEFLACTEAAVPVRVIPGVTSSVAVPALGGIPVTHRGVVQGFSVISGHVPPGHPASTLDYGALARSGTTLIVLMGVATLPEITEALLRNGLDPATPAAVIARGGHPDQQVVSGSVADIAVRAAQVGPPAITVIGEVASFAAAADANVTEEVI from the coding sequence CCCCGGCACCGTCGCGCTGGTCGGTGGTGGTCCCGGCGATGCCGGTTTGATGACGGTCGCCGGACGGGCCGCCGTCGAGCAGGCGGACGTCCTGCTGGTCGACCACCTCGCACCGAAGGAGGCGCTGGCCTGGGCCCGGCCCGACGCGCTGGTCGTGGACGTCGCGAAGCTGCCGCGCGGAGCTTTTACCCCGCAGGAACGCATCAACGACCTCCTGGTGGAGCATGCTCGAAGCGGTCGCCGCGTCGTCCGTCTCAAGGGTGGCGACGGGTTTGTCTTCGGCCGCGGGATGGAGGAGTTCCTAGCCTGCACCGAGGCGGCCGTCCCGGTGCGGGTCATCCCCGGGGTCACCTCGTCGGTGGCCGTCCCCGCGCTCGGCGGCATCCCGGTCACACACCGCGGAGTCGTCCAGGGCTTCAGCGTCATCTCGGGTCACGTGCCGCCTGGGCACCCAGCTTCCACTCTCGACTACGGTGCCCTCGCTCGCTCCGGCACCACGTTGATCGTCCTCATGGGCGTAGCCACCCTGCCGGAGATCACAGAGGCACTCCTGCGCAACGGGCTTGACCCAGCCACTCCGGCGGCGGTCATCGCGCGTGGGGGTCACCCGGACCAGCAAGTGGTGAGTGGGTCCGTTGCCGACATCGCCGTCCGGGCTGCACAGGTCGGTCCGCCTGCCATCACCGTCATCGGAGAGGTTGCCTCGTTCGCGGCTGCCGCCGATGCCAACGTCACAGAAGAGGTCATCTGA
- the cobO gene encoding cob(I)yrinic acid a,c-diamide adenosyltransferase, with protein MPQGQPLTVPDDGLSTRQRRNRPLLMVHTGDGKGKSTAAFGLSIRAWNQGWNIGVFQFVKSAKWRIGEQTVLERLGRLHDETGEGGPVEWHKMGAGWSWAKKQGDAEDHARASAEGWQEIKRRLAAETHDLYVLDEFTYPIAWGWVDLDDVVATLRDRPGRQHVVITGRRAASELIDVADLVTEMAKVKHPMDVGQKGQRGIEW; from the coding sequence ATGCCCCAGGGCCAACCGCTCACCGTCCCTGATGACGGTCTTTCGACCCGCCAGCGCCGCAACCGCCCACTCCTGATGGTCCACACTGGCGACGGCAAGGGGAAGTCCACCGCCGCCTTCGGCCTCTCTATCAGGGCGTGGAACCAGGGCTGGAACATCGGGGTCTTCCAGTTCGTGAAATCCGCGAAGTGGCGCATCGGCGAGCAGACCGTCCTCGAACGGCTCGGTCGCCTCCATGACGAGACCGGGGAGGGCGGCCCGGTCGAGTGGCACAAGATGGGGGCGGGCTGGTCCTGGGCCAAGAAGCAGGGCGACGCCGAGGACCACGCGCGGGCTTCAGCTGAAGGATGGCAGGAGATCAAGCGCCGCCTCGCAGCTGAGACGCACGACCTGTATGTGCTTGACGAGTTCACGTACCCGATCGCCTGGGGCTGGGTAGATCTCGACGACGTCGTCGCCACGCTGCGGGACCGTCCCGGAAGACAGCATGTCGTGATCACGGGTCGCCGTGCCGCCTCCGAGTTGATCGACGTGGCCGATCTCGTCACCGAGATGGCCAAGGTCAAGCACCCCATGGACGTGGGCCAGAAGGGGCAACGGGGAATCGAGTGGTAA